One genomic segment of Spirochaetota bacterium includes these proteins:
- a CDS encoding acyl-CoA dehydrogenase family protein: MDFQFGEKEEKLRKEIREFVKKEIPQEHVGGMLSEEHHDDDWEFAMSIAKKLSQKGWLTMSWPKEYAGMGASLWEQVVYQEEVGYWGIPGTSMGISGVGWVGPSLILFGTEEQKKKYMPLIAAGDPDGVWCTGYSEPDAGSDFANLRTRAERKGDEYVINGQKVWNSAGHRARWCWLAVKTDTNVKKKHHGISIIIVDMKSKGITIRPILNYVGCHIFNEVFFDDVRVPVENLVGEENKGWYQLMQSLGFERGSIGIGACGANRRILDELVFYAKETGLIHKQEIRQGLADVAVDIETLKMIAYETIWKMTQGGTPIYEPSRDKAFNDILMEKLSVLGTEIIGAYSQNDPLDRNYKWAKMKARIENIYWTFPGIAIAGGTTDTQKNIIGQFQLQLPKSY, encoded by the coding sequence ATGGATTTTCAATTCGGGGAGAAGGAAGAAAAATTAAGGAAAGAGATTCGGGAATTTGTTAAAAAGGAGATTCCCCAAGAGCATGTCGGCGGCATGTTATCTGAGGAGCATCATGATGATGATTGGGAATTCGCGATGTCAATTGCTAAAAAGCTTTCACAAAAGGGTTGGTTAACCATGTCCTGGCCAAAGGAATATGCCGGTATGGGCGCTTCTCTCTGGGAGCAGGTAGTGTATCAGGAAGAGGTGGGATATTGGGGTATACCAGGAACATCAATGGGAATAAGCGGCGTGGGATGGGTTGGCCCTTCGCTCATTTTATTCGGCACAGAGGAGCAGAAGAAAAAATATATGCCACTAATAGCGGCAGGAGATCCTGATGGTGTATGGTGCACAGGATATAGCGAGCCAGATGCTGGAAGCGATTTTGCAAATCTCAGAACTCGTGCGGAAAGGAAAGGTGATGAGTATGTAATCAATGGGCAAAAGGTATGGAATAGCGCTGGTCACAGAGCTAGATGGTGCTGGCTTGCAGTTAAAACTGATACAAACGTAAAGAAGAAACACCACGGCATCAGCATTATTATTGTGGATATGAAGAGTAAGGGAATAACCATAAGACCCATCCTGAATTATGTTGGATGCCATATATTTAACGAGGTGTTCTTTGATGATGTGAGGGTTCCTGTGGAAAACCTTGTCGGAGAAGAAAATAAGGGGTGGTATCAATTGATGCAGTCTTTAGGTTTTGAGAGAGGCAGCATTGGAATTGGAGCTTGTGGAGCCAATAGAAGGATTCTGGATGAGCTAGTTTTTTATGCAAAGGAGACAGGACTTATTCACAAACAAGAGATTCGTCAAGGGCTTGCTGATGTTGCTGTTGATATTGAAACACTTAAAATGATCGCTTATGAAACGATATGGAAGATGACTCAGGGTGGCACTCCAATTTATGAGCCATCAAGGGACAAGGCATTCAATGATATATTAATGGAGAAGCTCTCTGTGCTTGGAACAGAAATAATTGGAGCCTACTCACAGAATGATCCCTTGGATAGAAATTATAAATGGGCTAAGATGAAGGCTCGTATAGAGAATATATATTGGACATTTCCTGGAATAGCAATCGCAGGGGGAACCACCGATACGCAAAAAAATATTATAGGTCAATTCCAACTACAATTGCCCAAATCATATTGA